In Plodia interpunctella isolate USDA-ARS_2022_Savannah chromosome 17, ilPloInte3.2, whole genome shotgun sequence, one genomic interval encodes:
- the Rpt5 gene encoding 26S proteasome regulatory subunit 6A-B, with protein sequence MATTLEDKSIWEDGEEALSEEVLRMPTDEIISRTRLLDNEIKIMKSEVMRISHELQAQNEKIKENTEKIKVNKTLPYLVSNVIELLDVDPQEEEEDGAVVDLDSQRKGKCAVIKTSTRQTYFLPVIGLVDADKLKPGDLVGVNKDSYLILETLPAEYDARVKAMEVDERPTEQYSDIGGLDKQIQELIEAVVLPMTHKEKFVNLGIHPPKGVLLYGPPGTGKTLLARACAAQTKSTFLKLAGPQLVQMFIGDGAKLVRDAFALAKEKAPAIIFIDELDAIGTKRFDSEKAGDREVQRTMLELLNQLDGFSSTADIKVIAATNRVDILDPALLRSGRLDRKIEFPHPNEEARARIMQIHSRKMNVSPDVNFEELSRSTDDFNGAQCKAVCVEAGMIALRRSATAVTHEDFMDAILEVQAKKKANLSYYA encoded by the exons ATGGCTACGACCCTTGAAGATAAATCAATCTGGGAGGATGGCGAGGAGGCGCTTAGTGAGGAAGTCCTCCGGATGCCAACAGATGAGATAATCAGCCGTACGAGGCTCCTagacaatgaaataaaaataatgaaaagcgAAGTGATGAGGATTTCTCATGAACTGCAAGCCCAGAACGAAAAAATCAAAGAGAACACAGAAAAAATCAAAGTAAATAAGACACTGCCATACCTTGTCTCGAATGTTATTGAATTATTGGATGTAGATCCTCAAGAGGAGGAGGAAGACGGTGCGGTGGTCGACCTTGACTCGCAGAGGAAGGGTAAATGTGCAGTGATTAAAACCTCTACTCGTCAGACATATTTCTTACCTGTTATTGGGTTGGTTGATGCCGATAAATTAAAACCTGGAGACTTGGTGGGCGTCAATAAGGATTCTTATCTGATTTTGGAGACGCTGCCGGCAGAGTACGATGCAAGGGTGAAAGCTATGGAGGTGGATGAACGGCCCACTGAGCAGTACTCTGATATTGGAGGATTGGATAAGCAGATTCAG GAACTCATCGAAGCAGTAGTGCTGCCGATGACACACAAAGAGAAGTTTGTGAACCTCGGCATCCACCCACCCAAGGGAGTCCTTCTGTATGGCCCTCCTGGCACCGGGAAGACCCTGCTGGCCAGGGCATGCGCCGCACAGACCAAGTCAACTTTCCTCAAGTTGGCTGGCCCTCAACTAGTCCAGATGTTTATTG gtgaTGGTGCAAAATTGGTCCGTGACGCCTTCGCCCTCGCCAAAGAGAAGGCACCAGCCATAATCTTCATTGATGAGTTGGACGCCATAGGTACCAAGCGTTTTGACTCTGAAAAGGCCGGAGACAGGGAAGTACAGCGAACCATGTTGGAGCTCCTCAATCAACTCGATGGATTTAGTTCTACTGCTGATATTAAG GTCATAGCAGCCACTAACCGTGTAGATATCCTGGACCCCGCGCTGCTGCGCTCCGGTCGTCTGGACAGGAAGATCGAGTTCCCGCACCCCAACGAAGAAGCCAGGGCTAGGATCATGCAGATCCATTCCAG AAAAATGAACGTGAGCCCCGATGTGAACTTCGAAGAATTATCTCGATCGACTGACGATTTCAACGGCGCGCAGTGCAAGGCGGTGTGCGTGGAGGCCGGCATGATCGCGCTGCGGCGCTCCGCCACCGCCGTCACGCACGAGGACTTCATGGACGCCATCTTGGAGGTCCAGGCCAAGAAGAAGGCCAACCTCAGCTATTATGCTTAG
- the SdhD gene encoding succinate dehydrogenase [ubiquinone] cytochrome b small subunit, mitochondrial isoform X1, translated as MALSMFLRSPAFTSRFQQQCMRLATQSHSHSSTPTIVPLKNIVTLDAKKSTPILNSVRAFRTSVVRSALHDEKPHDHAKLWVVEKATAAILVPLIPLALVLPNKLFDSVLAILITAHSFWGVEAMIVEYARVIVVGPVVPKVAMGFNYGITFLMLGGLFYLIFNDIGMCRSFWKIWRNMRKPADKRR; from the exons ATGGCACTATCTATGTTCCTGCGTAGTCCAG CCTTCACAAGTCGCTTCCAGCAGCAGTGCATGCGCCTCGCGACGCAGTCCCACTCACACTCCAGCACACCCACAATAGTACCtctcaaaaatattgtcaCACTTGATGCAAAGAAATCCACACCCATTTTAAATTCA GTGCGAGCTTTTCGCACATCAGTGGTCCGTTCAGCGTTACATGATGAGAAGCCCCATGACCATGCCAAGCTGTGGGTAGTCGAGAAAGCAACTGCAGCCATTTTGGTACCACTCATTCCACTTGCTCTGGTGCTGCCTAACAAGCTGTTTGATTCGGTGCTAGCCATACTGATCACTGCACATAGTTTTTG GGGCGTAGAAGCTATGATTGTGGAATATGCACGAGTAATTGTTGTCGGGCCAGTGGTACCCAAAGTGGCTATGGGTTTTAATTATGGCATAACATTCTTGATGCTTGGCGGTTTGTTCTACTTGATCTTCAACGACATTGGCATGTGTAGATCTTTCTGGAAAATATGGAGGAACATGAGAAAACCAGCCGATAAACGTCgttaa
- the SdhD gene encoding succinate dehydrogenase [ubiquinone] cytochrome b small subunit, mitochondrial isoform X2 codes for MALSMFLRSPAFTSRFQQQCMRLATQSHSHSSTPTIVPLKNIVTLDAKKSTPILNSVRAFRTSVVRSALHDEKPHDHAKLWVVEKATAAILVPLIPLALVLPNKLFDSVLAILITAHSFWGLEAIAVDYVRASVVGPVLPKVAIGLVYLISIATLGGLFYVIFHDVGIGGSVRQLWSVKSQKQV; via the exons ATGGCACTATCTATGTTCCTGCGTAGTCCAG CCTTCACAAGTCGCTTCCAGCAGCAGTGCATGCGCCTCGCGACGCAGTCCCACTCACACTCCAGCACACCCACAATAGTACCtctcaaaaatattgtcaCACTTGATGCAAAGAAATCCACACCCATTTTAAATTCA GTGCGAGCTTTTCGCACATCAGTGGTCCGTTCAGCGTTACATGATGAGAAGCCCCATGACCATGCCAAGCTGTGGGTAGTCGAGAAAGCAACTGCAGCCATTTTGGTACCACTCATTCCACTTGCTCTGGTGCTGCCTAACAAGCTGTTTGATTCGGTGCTAGCCATACTGATCACTGCACATAGTTTTTG GGGTCTAGAGGCTATCGCAGTGGACTACGTTCGAGCCTCAGTGGTAGGTCCAGTGCTCCCCAAAGTTGCAATAGGCCTTGTCTACTTGATCTCCATCGCGACACTCGGCGGACTGTTCTACGTCATCTTCCACGACGTCGGCATAGGTGGCTCGGTCAGGCAACTGTGGTCTGTCAAGTCCCAGAAACAGgtctaa
- the PTPMT1 gene encoding phosphatidylglycerophosphatase and protein-tyrosine phosphatase 1 has protein sequence MATAMIARVSFYPTLLYNVVMEKITSRRWYDRMDDTVVLGALPFQSMTKQLKDEENLKGVVSMNETYELKIFSNDAEKWRDQGIEFLQLATTDIFESPDQDKLYEGVKFINRFLPVGGKIAGVPTDGVQVNSGTVYVHCKAGRTRSATLVGCYLMLRNGWSPNEAVEYMRSRRPHILLHTKQWEALDIFHRRHVLSS, from the exons ATG gccACAGCAATGATCGCGCGAGTCTCCTTTTACCCTACGCTGCTTTATAATGTGGTGATGGAGAAGATCACCAGCCGTCGCTGGTACGATCGGATGGATGATACAGTCGTTCTAGGAGCACTTCCGTTCCAAAGTATGACCAAACAG tTGAAAGATGAGGAGAACTTGAAAGGGGTTGTATCAATGAATGAGACATACGAATTGAAGATCTTCTCCAATGATGCTGAA aAATGGCGCGATCAAGGCATTGAGTTTTTACAGCTGGCGACCACAGACATCTTCGAGTCTCCGGACCAGGACAAACTTTATGAAGGTGTCAAATTCATCAATAG GTTCCTGCCGGTGGGCGGCAAGATAGCGGGAGTGCCGACGGACGGCGTGCAGGTGAACAGCGGGACCGTGTACGTGCACTGCAAGGCGGGGCGCACGCGCAGCGCCACGCTCGTCGGCTGCTACCTCATGCTG AGAAACGGCTGGTCCCCCAACGAAGCAGTAGAGTACATGCGCAGCAGACGTCCGCACATACTGCTCCACACAAAGCAATGGGAAGCGCTCGATATATTCCACAGGAGACACGTACTGTCGTCCTAG
- the LOC128676932 gene encoding uncharacterized protein LOC128676932 isoform X1: MVHCCVLGCKSDSERKEPDLSFHCFPENDNSHKNWIKATGRINWKANKSSKICSRHFDESMLIKKKKRVLLLPGAQPSLDIKSTAISSTSSQSSSSMCSTSDTNCLTSECIEPSLFIKVEESVVKDEPSISYQEYNIETDYKLSAPNMHIEHTKIEKQDDDEDDDDDEDGDDDDDENDDGPSPACVRPPSASIPSLSHSRKRHVSAPASEQHQPVIDVSPKAVEIRMLKRKLEKSQIRTADRLKKIKALRQKNLRLTRKLANLENVIAELKSMNGSKSTANDTNTVSRLNPVRARQNQESQNSRATCSAEEGLVLESIDPTNRRDIFKIFVNPTVSTGKYPVMSVVPLIVDRSSEG; the protein is encoded by the exons atggtgcattgttgtgttttaGGGTGTAAAAGTGATAGTGAAAGAAAAGAACCAGACCTATCCTTTCATTG ttttccGGAAAATGACAATTCACACAAGAATTGGATCAAAGCCACAGGACGTATAAACTGGAAAGCAAACAAATCTTCAAAGATTTGTAGTAGACATTTTGATGAAAGcatgttaattaaaaagaagaagagaGTTTTACTTCTTCCTGGTGCTCAGCCATCACTG gACATCAAGTCTACAGCTATTTCTTCCACATCTAGCCAAAGTTCGTCATCTATGTGTTCCACTTCTGATACAAATTGTTTGACCTCTGAATGTATTGAACCGTCACTCTTCATAAAG GTTGAAGAATCAGTCGTCAAGGATGAACCATCTATAAGTTATCAGGAATACAACATAGAGACTGATTACAAACTTTCCGCTCCCAATATGCACATTGAGCACACGAAA ATTGAAAAAcaagatgatgatgaagatgatgatgatgacgaggacggtgatgatgatgatgatgagaatGACGATGGTCCTTCCCCGGCGTGTGTTCGACCGCCATCGGCGTCTATTCCATCACTATCTCATTCGAGAAAGAGGCACGTGTCAGCTCCAGCCAGTGAACAGCATCAACCCGTAATA GATGTTTCGCCAAAAGCGGTCGAGATTCGAATGTTGAAACGGAAATTGGAAAAGTCTCAAATAAGAACAGCAGACAGATTGAAAAAGATTAAAGCACTACGTCAAAAAAACCTTCGTCTAACAAGGAAATTGGCCAATTTGGAAAATGTCATTGCCGAGCTGAAATCCATGAACGGCTCCAAGTCTACGGCTAATGATACaaatacagtatcacgtcttaaCCCCGTACGGGCTAGACAGAACCAAGAGTCACAAAACTCTAGAGCCACGTGCAGTGCAGAAGAGGGCTTAGTACTAGAATCGATTGATCCAACAAATAGAAgggacatttttaaaatatttgtcaatcCGACCGTTAGTACTGGAAAATATCCTGTAATGTCAGTAGTGCCATTGATCGTGGACCGTAGCTCCGAAGGTTGA
- the LOC128676932 gene encoding uncharacterized protein LOC128676932 isoform X2, which yields MVHCCVLGCKSDSERKEPDLSFHCFPENDNSHKNWIKATGRINWKANKSSKICSRHFDESMLIKKKKRVLLLPGAQPSLDIKSTAISSTSSQSSSSMCSTSDTNCLTSECIEPSLFIKIEKQDDDEDDDDDEDGDDDDDENDDGPSPACVRPPSASIPSLSHSRKRHVSAPASEQHQPVIDVSPKAVEIRMLKRKLEKSQIRTADRLKKIKALRQKNLRLTRKLANLENVIAELKSMNGSKSTANDTNTVSRLNPVRARQNQESQNSRATCSAEEGLVLESIDPTNRRDIFKIFVNPTVSTGKYPVMSVVPLIVDRSSEG from the exons atggtgcattgttgtgttttaGGGTGTAAAAGTGATAGTGAAAGAAAAGAACCAGACCTATCCTTTCATTG ttttccGGAAAATGACAATTCACACAAGAATTGGATCAAAGCCACAGGACGTATAAACTGGAAAGCAAACAAATCTTCAAAGATTTGTAGTAGACATTTTGATGAAAGcatgttaattaaaaagaagaagagaGTTTTACTTCTTCCTGGTGCTCAGCCATCACTG gACATCAAGTCTACAGCTATTTCTTCCACATCTAGCCAAAGTTCGTCATCTATGTGTTCCACTTCTGATACAAATTGTTTGACCTCTGAATGTATTGAACCGTCACTCTTCATAAAG ATTGAAAAAcaagatgatgatgaagatgatgatgatgacgaggacggtgatgatgatgatgatgagaatGACGATGGTCCTTCCCCGGCGTGTGTTCGACCGCCATCGGCGTCTATTCCATCACTATCTCATTCGAGAAAGAGGCACGTGTCAGCTCCAGCCAGTGAACAGCATCAACCCGTAATA GATGTTTCGCCAAAAGCGGTCGAGATTCGAATGTTGAAACGGAAATTGGAAAAGTCTCAAATAAGAACAGCAGACAGATTGAAAAAGATTAAAGCACTACGTCAAAAAAACCTTCGTCTAACAAGGAAATTGGCCAATTTGGAAAATGTCATTGCCGAGCTGAAATCCATGAACGGCTCCAAGTCTACGGCTAATGATACaaatacagtatcacgtcttaaCCCCGTACGGGCTAGACAGAACCAAGAGTCACAAAACTCTAGAGCCACGTGCAGTGCAGAAGAGGGCTTAGTACTAGAATCGATTGATCCAACAAATAGAAgggacatttttaaaatatttgtcaatcCGACCGTTAGTACTGGAAAATATCCTGTAATGTCAGTAGTGCCATTGATCGTGGACCGTAGCTCCGAAGGTTGA